Proteins encoded together in one Juglans regia cultivar Chandler chromosome 9, Walnut 2.0, whole genome shotgun sequence window:
- the LOC108990142 gene encoding germin-like protein subfamily T member 1: MKIPSRSHVHMLSYLVVLLLLPLLASSADPDPLQDFCVADQSASSISVNGFPCKPASKVTSDDFFFDGLTKVGDTSNIFGSNVTGGNVLTFPALNTLGISMNRVDFAPGGLNPPHTHPRATESGVVIKGKLLVGFVTTGNVYHSKVLTSGQMFVIPRGLVHFQKNVGVGKALIITAFNSQLPGAVVLPFTLFASTPSIPDDVLTRAFQVEEKVIESIKSKFSS, encoded by the coding sequence ATGAAGATTCCATCACGTTCACACGTCCACATGCTGTCATACCTCGTCGTGTTGTTGCTTCTCCCCTTGCTTGCCTCCTCAGCCGACCCCGATCCATTACAGGATTTCTGTGTGGCGGATCAAAGTGCCAGCTCTATATCAGTTAATGGCTTCCCTTGCAAACCTGCCTCAAAAGTAACTTCCGATGATTTCTTCTTTGATGGTTTGACCAAAGTGGGCGATACATCAAACATCTTTGGCTCAAACGTCACTGGAGGTAATGTCCTTACTTTTCCTGCACTCAACACGCTTGGGATTTCAATGAACAGAGTGGACTTTGCTCCGGGAGGACTTAATCCACCCCACACTCACCCTCGTGCAACCGAGAGCGGCGTGGTCATCAAAGGGAAGCTACTTGTGGGGTTTGTGACAACTGGGAATGTGTATCACTCTAAGGTCTTGACTTCTGGGCAGATGTTTGTCATTCCTAGAGGACTTGTACACTTCCAAAAGAATGTTGGAGTAGGGAAGGCCCTTATCATCACGGCTTTCAATAGTCAGTTACCTGGGGCTGTGGTCCTTCCCTTTACTCTCTTTGCTTCAACACCATCGATTCCAGACGATGTTCTAACTAGGGCCTTCCAAGTAGAAGAAAAGGTTATCGAATCTATAAAGTCGAAGTTCAGTTCTTGA